The following coding sequences lie in one Drosophila sulfurigaster albostrigata strain 15112-1811.04 chromosome 2R, ASM2355843v2, whole genome shotgun sequence genomic window:
- the LOC133835969 gene encoding BTB/POZ domain-containing protein KCTD9 — translation MESDGTPESTCNAVVPAVTTHKNFSTNKWIKLNVGGKIYTTTIDTLVGREPDSMLARMFLQDAGGMMPSERDEQGAYLIDRSARYFEPIINYLRHGEFVCESHISIKGVLEEARFFGIYSLVTHLEEKLGEQEQLVDDRPLTRMEVIKAIIQTPSITELRFQGVNLAGADLRKLDFRNINFKYANMSRCNLSHTNLNYCCLERADLQNANLECAQLVSVRGLCANMEGANLRGCNFEDPTGVRSNLEGVNLKGACLEGSNMAGVNLRVANLKNANMKNCNLRAAVLAGADLERCNLSGSDLQEANLRGANLKDAELALMVTPLHMSQAIR, via the exons atggaAAGCGATGGAACGCCAGAAAGTACATGTAATGCTGTTGTTCCAGCCgtcacaacacacaaaaatttttcaacaaataaatggATAAAACTGAATGTTGGTGGTAAAAtttatacaacaacaattgataCGCTTGTGGGCCGCGAACCGGATTCAATGTTGGCCCGAATGTTTCTGCAGGATGCTGGCGGCATGATGCCCAGTGAACGTGATGAGCAGGGAGCTTATTTAATCGATCGCAGTGCTCGGTATTTTGAGCCTATAATTAATTATCTGCGTCACGGCGAATTCGTCTGTGAAAGTCATATCAGCATTAAAGGTGTTTTGGAGGAGGCGCGTTTCTTTGGCATATACTCGCTGGTCACGCACCTTGAGGAAAAGTTAGGCGAGCAGGAGCAATTGGTCGATGACAGACCTTTGACTCGCATGGAGGTGATAAAAGCCATCATTCAGACTCCCTCAATCACAGAGCTGCGTTTCCAGGGTGTTAATCTAGCTGGCGCCGATCTACGCAAGCTCGACTTTCGCAACATTAACTTTAAG TACGCCAATATGTCGCGCTGCAATTTGTCGCACACAAATCtcaattattgttgtttggaACGCGCAGATCTTCAAAATGCGAATCTGGAATGTGCTCAGTTGGTTTCAGTACGCGGACTCTGCGCTAATATG GAGGGCGCCAACTTAAGGGGCTGCAACTTTGAAGATCCCACAGGAGTTCGCTCCAATCTGGAGGGCGTAAATCTTAAGGGCGCCTGCCTGGAGGGCAGCAACATGGCGGGCGTTAATTTACGTGTGGCCAACCTCAAGAATGCCAACATGAAGAATTGCAATCTAAGAGCAGCAGTTTTGGCTGGCGCTGATTTAGAGCGTTGCAATTTGTCGGGCAGCGACTTACAGGAGGCCAATTTACGTGGTGCCAATCTAAAAGATGCCGAGCTGGCGCTGATGGTGACGCCACTACACATGTCACAGGCCATACGTTGA